In Synechococcus sp. RS9909, one genomic interval encodes:
- a CDS encoding LPXTG cell wall anchor domain-containing protein: MNGMPWSVLGREWSLLISAVLLVTLEVSHVLDWLVQQNSALVLGGLLLLSLSVLLLARRIAHHADHLAEHLGEPLGTLMLLTVGVVWVALQVV, from the coding sequence ATGAACGGAATGCCTTGGAGCGTGTTGGGCAGGGAGTGGTCCCTGCTGATCAGCGCCGTCCTGCTGGTGACTCTGGAGGTCAGCCATGTTCTGGACTGGTTGGTTCAGCAGAACTCCGCGCTGGTGCTGGGCGGGCTGCTGCTGCTCAGCCTGAGCGTGCTGTTGCTCGCCCGCCGAATCGCCCACCATGCCGATCACCTGGCGGAACACCTCGGCGAGCCCCTGGGAACCCTGATGCTGCTCACCGTGGGGGTGGTGTGGGTCGCCCTGCAGGTTGTGTGA